The following nucleotide sequence is from Candidatus Woesearchaeota archaeon.
AGCAACTCTTGCACCCCAAATAACATTAGCATCTTGATCCATAGCTTCAGTAACTAATTCTCCAATTCTTGAGATTTCATCAAGAGTCATTTCAGGACCACCACTAATATGGATGATTGCTCCAGTTGCTCCGTCGTAATTAATATCCAATAATGGATTTGATAATGCTCCTCTTACTGCTTCATCAACTCTATTTGCAGTATCTGATGCACCAACACCAATTGCGGCAACACCACCATCAGTCATAATTGCTTTAACGTCCGCATAATCTAAGTTTACTAAACTTGGTATTGCAATTGTTTCTACAATTCCTTTAATCATTGTTGAAATTAATTCATTTGCTACTGCGAAAGCTTGTTGTACAGGTAAATTTCCAGCTATTGCTACAAGTCGATTATTGTCAATTACAATTACAGTATCTGAAACTTGTCTAAGTTGTTGAAGTCCAAATTCTGCTTTATCTACTCTTGCTCTTTCAATTTTAAAAGGCATCGTAACTGTTCCAATAACAATTGCACCTTGGTCTTTTGCTGCTTGAGCAATAACGTGTGCTGCCCCAGTTCCAGTTCCACCACCCATACCTGCGCAAACAAATACCATGTCCGCATCTTTTAATACTTCTTTAATTTTTTGCATACTTTCTTTAGCAGCTTCTGCGCCTCTTTCAGGAAATCCTCCACAGCCCAGACCTCTAGTTAAATCCTTACCAATTAAAAATTTCTTATCTGCATCAGTAATCTGTATATGTTGTTGGTCAGTATTACAAGCTAAAATTTCAGCACCTTGAATACCTTTTTTATATAACC
It contains:
- the ftsZ gene encoding cell division protein FtsZ — its product is MDFLVQNALKTAEQCNTEIEVNQANIKVFGVGGAGNNMVNWLYKKGIQGAEILACNTDQQHIQITDADKKFLIGKDLTRGLGCGGFPERGAEAAKESMQKIKEVLKDADMVFVCAGMGGGTGTGAAHVIAQAAKDQGAIVIGTVTMPFKIERARVDKAEFGLQQLRQVSDTVIVIDNNRLVAIAGNLPVQQAFAVANELISTMIKGIVETIAIPSLVNLDYADVKAIMTDGGVAAIGVGASDTANRVDEAVRGALSNPLLDINYDGATGAIIHISGGPEMTLDEISRIGELVTEAMDQDANVIWGARVADEFKGKLTVMTIITGVNSPWILGKNDHKKPSYNSVQVSNELGIDIVR